GGGAATCTCTAAAGGAAATTTACTACTAAGTCGTATATAAATTAACTCGCTTTCATTAATATCAAATAAAAACATTCGATTGTTATAAGCACGTTGGTCAAAAGGTAGATGTGAACCATAGCGTTTTTTGACAAATGTATTCTCTCTGCTATGATATATATCAAGTGTATCAATTAAGGGATTAGCAATTTCTAAAATTTTATTTTTAGCAGATATAGGTACTTTTATACGAACCCAAATAGCACTACTTGTATTAGAAAAATTTAGAACATTGTTTTGGGATTCTATAAATTTTACTTTATTTATTTCTTCAATCGTATGGTGGTGTAGAGAATCAACAAAATAAGAAATCTCTAACTTCTGTGCTTGGGAAGTAAATATAAAACCTATAAAAAAGAAAAGAAAAAATAATATATTTTTTAACATGTTTTTAAAAAAAAATAAAGCGAATAGTATCTTGTTCTATTTCGCTGAGTTTACGAACCAAGTAAAATAATAGCCAGATAATTTTTCATAATCCATTCAAATGATTTAGTATGTATTCTTTTTAATTAGTTTTGCTGAAAACCATCAATGATTGGCAGTTTCAGACAGACAGTAGTTCCTTTTCCTTGCTCTGAAAAAATTTGATAGTCTGTAGGTATTTTATATTTTTTAGATAGAATTTCTAAACGTTCTTTTGCAATATCACCAGAAAGTGATTTGTGTTTCTTTTTTGGAGTTGTATGAATTCCTACTCCATTATCAATAATCTCTATCTGTAATTGTTTGGTTGCTACTAATTCCGTTATTTTTATTTCTATGTTCCATTCTCTTTCTCCATCAAAACCATGCAAAATACTGTTTTCCACAAAAGGCTGAATAAGCATAGGAGGAATAAACAAAGCATCTACTTCAAGTTCATGAGGCACTTGTATTTGATAAGTAAAGTAATCTTTGAATCTAGCTTGTTGTAGGCTAAGGTAATTGTCTATTGTTTCTATTTCATCTTCTAACGAAATCATTTCTTTTCGACTCAACTCTAAATTACTTCTTAACAATCTACTAAATAGGTTTAAGTAATCGATAGCTTTTTGGGGTTCTTGGAATCGAATCAGACTTTGTAGTGTAGAAAGCGTATTAAAAATAAAGTGAGGTTCCATTTGTGTACGTAACAGTTTTTGTTCTAATATTACCTTCTCATACCCTTGTTGGAGTTCACTTTTTTGAGCTTCTTCTTTTTCTTTTCGATATTGATTAATACGCATAGCCAAAGCAATAGAAAACAAAATAACTTCAGCAGCCGAACCAATGAAAATAAAGTTTTGAGTTATAAAATTAGAAGGTACGACACCATTAATTTGTAGTATCAGTAATACAATTCCAGTTAAGTAACCTACCCAAGCAATACTATAAATCACTGCTTGTTTTTGTTTTTTGAAAATAAGTAAATAAAATCCTACTAAAATCAGATAAAGACTAATTACTAAACTCATTACTTGAGATAAAGTATTTAAGATAACACTATCTATAAATAAGTCAAAAATTGCCATTACTATACATACCATTCCAAGTACTTTAAGAACCCAGTAGTTTTTTATACTATTTTCTTTCAACTTCAAATAGTGAGAACAAAACTCAACCATAAAAAAAAGTGCTACACTTACTGCAAATACCAAATAAGAATTCAAATTAGGTTTATTAGGATACAAAAATACTTGTGCAAAACCTGTAAACATTGCATAAAAAAGTCCTATAAAAACAACATAACCTAAATAATAAATATATACTTTATCTCTTACATTAAACGCTAAAAAAAAGTTATACATAAAAAGAGCAAACAAAATCCCAAAGTAGAGTCCAAAGAAAAAATTAGAATTCGTTTGTTTTTTATCAATTTGTTTTTGGT
This is a stretch of genomic DNA from Bernardetia sp. MNP-M8. It encodes these proteins:
- a CDS encoding 7TM diverse intracellular signaling domain-containing protein → MLKNILFFLFFFIGFIVPSKAQKLEISYFVDSLNHYSIEEINKVKFIESPTHFLNFANTSSAIWVRIKLPISAKNKIIEIANPLIDTLDIYHSRENTFVKKRYGSHLPFDQRAYNNRMFLFDVDESELIYIRFSSQFPLEIPISLTDQKQIDKKQTNSNFFFGLYFGILFALFMYNFFLAFNVRDKVYIYYLGYVVFIGLFYAMFTGFAQVFLYPNKPNLNSYLVFAVSVALFFMVEFCSHYLKLKENSIKNYWVLKVLGMVCIVMAIFDLFIDSVILNTLSQVMSLVISLYLILVGFYLLIFKKQKQAVIYSIAWVGYLTGIVLLILQINGVVPSNFITQNFIFIGSAAEVILFSIALAMRINQYRKEKEEAQKSELQQGYEKVILEQKLLRTQMEPHFIFNTLSTLQSLIRFQEPQKAIDYLNLFSRLLRSNLELSRKEMISLEDEIETIDNYLSLQQARFKDYFTYQIQVPHELEVDALFIPPMLIQPFVENSILHGFDGEREWNIEIKITELVATKQLQIEIIDNGVGIHTTPKKKHKSLSGDIAKERLEILSKKYKIPTDYQIFSEQGKGTTVCLKLPIIDGFQQN